A section of the Roseivirga sp. BDSF3-8 genome encodes:
- a CDS encoding DUF3108 domain-containing protein encodes MLNNILLFLYLFSASIFASGDDSKVVDSQFVVNKGEKLEYKVSFGFLTVGEATMKVREKTYRVQDAGCYKVDIFGKTSGAVGWVTRVNDHWGAYIDKESYQPYISYRNIEEGRYRKNELVRFYHESGKVEAKEVNQKTGEYKEPTIYDARGKQLFDMIGGYMHLRSIDFDSYEIGDTIKVDAFFEDTIYDFRIIYQGKDVVKTKVGSVRAFKLVPIMPDNKLFDGENAIATWFSDDQNKIPLKVKADMFVGSVTVDLVDHQNLTSPLALVED; translated from the coding sequence ATGTTAAATAATATTTTATTATTTCTCTACCTCTTTTCTGCTTCAATCTTTGCTTCAGGTGATGACTCAAAGGTTGTTGATAGTCAGTTTGTTGTAAACAAAGGAGAGAAACTGGAGTACAAGGTAAGCTTTGGCTTCCTGACTGTAGGTGAGGCTACCATGAAGGTACGTGAAAAGACCTATCGCGTACAGGATGCAGGTTGTTATAAAGTAGATATTTTCGGAAAGACCAGTGGGGCTGTGGGTTGGGTGACCCGGGTAAATGATCATTGGGGTGCCTACATCGATAAAGAAAGCTATCAGCCCTACATTTCCTACCGGAATATTGAGGAGGGAAGGTACAGAAAGAATGAACTTGTACGCTTTTACCACGAATCCGGTAAAGTGGAAGCTAAAGAGGTCAATCAAAAGACCGGTGAGTATAAAGAACCCACTATTTACGATGCCAGGGGCAAGCAGCTCTTCGATATGATCGGCGGCTACATGCACTTAAGGTCCATTGATTTTGATAGCTACGAGATAGGGGACACTATAAAGGTTGATGCCTTCTTTGAAGATACGATTTATGATTTTCGCATCATTTACCAGGGAAAAGACGTTGTAAAGACTAAAGTAGGTAGCGTAAGGGCCTTCAAACTGGTACCGATCATGCCCGACAATAAGCTGTTTGATGGTGAAAATGCAATAGCTACCTGGTTTTCAGACGATCAGAATAAAATTCCTCTGAAGGTAAAAGCTGATATGTTCGTAGGTAGTGTTACAGTTGACCTCGTAGACCATCAAAACCTTACATCCCCTCTTGCCCTGGTAGAAGACTAG